From Erigeron canadensis isolate Cc75 chromosome 8, C_canadensis_v1, whole genome shotgun sequence, one genomic window encodes:
- the LOC122578846 gene encoding uncharacterized protein LOC122578846 isoform X2 translates to MPMKILCCFTSLAGRNDKIQVVSHETSVEPRVEREEEEEEEVAYEGEDEHENDMNSKVDSLVPIGDIHIQERVEYNNLDLVESPNDNLDIEINNDGHLSDPGVSKKPVLGSPKLKRTCSNLETKRFIIKEKIVPCESFEDLQKLADGCMSPVSMTSNCSADKVMLRKCSSSQILPSKSRRLWWKLFLWSHRNLHEPVKGIHNKLMMINQQGGYSSDTLEPNQRLDKSKSKLRKLENANNGDKRWDSFHQGSAFWPQNQWMAFPTRSPSASSPLTRVDEWVQDIPTEHVFTIGNEDSEITFSPSSDNGRSPARIRDVPEEVAYANRVIQSLNSSSTVAYISGIGLKVIPVISGFTSLRSVNLSGNSIVQITSGSLPKSLHILDLSRNKIGAIGGLRELTRLRILDLSYNRISRIGQGLSNCTLIKELYLAGNKISNVEGLHRLLKLTILDLSFNKITTSKALGQLVANYNSLQALNLLGNPIQNNINDDQLRKTLCGLLPNLAYLNKQPVNPQKAREVAKEAVTKAALGSGNLSARRRAAKRVGSGGSTSFSRHRGSSGSGSSGQKGRHGVKPKAHHRSIK, encoded by the exons GTGGTCAGTCATGAAACTTCGGTGGAACCCCGAGttgaaagagaagaagaagaagaagaagaggtagCATATGAAGGCGAGGATGAACACGAAAATGATATGAATTCCAAAGTTGACTCCCTAGTTCCTATAGGTGATATCCATATTCAAGAACGTGTCGAATATAACAATTTAGATCTTGTTGAGAGTCCAAACGATAATTTAGATATAGAGATAAACAATGATGGTCATTTAAGTGATCCGGGAGTTTCAAAAAAACCAGTTTTAGGTTCTCCAAAGCTAAAACGGACTTGTTCTAATTTAGAAACGAAAAGGTTCATTATAAAAGAGAAAATCGTTCCTTGTGAATCTTTTGAAGATTTGCAAAAGTTAGCTGATGGATGTATGAGTCCTGTTTCTATGACAAGTAATTGTAGTGCTGATAAAGTGATGCTAAGAAAATGTTCTTCGAGTCAAATACTGCCATCAAAAAGCAGAAGATTATGGTGGAAACTGTTCTTGTGGAGTCATAGGAATTTACACGAACCTGTTAAAGGGATTCATAATAAGCTTATGATGATTAATCAACAAGGAGGGTATTCTTCAGATACTCTTGAACCAAACCAAAGACTCGataagtcaaagtcaaagttacGGAAACTGGAAAATGCTAACAATGGAGATAAGAGATGGGATTCATTTCATCAGGGTTCTGCTTTCTGGCCGCAAAATCAATGGATGGCGTTTCCTACGCGATCACCGTCAGCATCATCACCATTGACAAGAGTAGATGAATGGGTGCAAGATATCCCAACAGAACATGTTTTCACAATTGGTAATGAAGATAGTGAAATTACCTTTTCACCCTCTTCTGATAATGGTAGATCGCCAGCCAGAATTCGTGATGTCCCTGAGGAGGTTGCATATGCTAACAGGGTGATACAATCATTGAATTCTTCTTCAACTGTTGCTTACATTTCTGGCATAGGATTAAAGGTTATTCCCGTAATTTCGGGCTTTACAAGTCTCCGATCAGTCAACTTATCTGGAAACTCAATAG TGCAAATAACATCAGGGTCGCTTCCAAAGAGCCTTCACATTCTTGATTTATCAAGAAATAAAATCGGTGCTATTGGAGGCCTTAGAGAGCTCACTCGTTTGCGGATTCTTGACCTTAGCTACAACCGGATTTCACGAATTGGGCAGG GGTTATCCAATTGTACCCTCATTAAGGAGCTTTACCTTGCTGGAAACAAGATTAGCAATGTTGAGGGACTACACAGGCTGCTGAAATTAACAATTTTGGACTTGAGTTTCAACAAAATTACAACATCAAAGGCACTTGGGCAATTAGTAGCCAACTACAACTCTTTGCAAGCTTTAAACTTATTGGGCAATCCAATTCAAAACAACATAAACGACGATCAGTTGAGAAAAACACTTTGTGGGCTTCTACCAAATCTTGCGTATTTGAATAAACAGCCTGTAAATCCACAAAAGGCTAGAGAAGTTGCTAAAGAAGCCGTTACAAAAGCTGCACTTGGAAGTGGTAACCTAAGTGCTCGTAGAAGAGCTGCAAAGAGGGTTGGGAGTGGTGGATCAACTTCTTTTAGTAGGCATCGAGGTAGCAGTGGTAGTGGTAGCAGTGGTCAGAAAGGACGACATGGGGTGAAACCTAAAGCACATCACCGATCTATAAAGTAG
- the LOC122578846 gene encoding uncharacterized protein LOC122578846 isoform X1, whose protein sequence is MPMKILCCFTSLAGRNDKIQEEKDNKIMQVRLQQLGKHIDKNDSKSKSTFGVNVPFSLPKNPTCNVKVVSHETSVEPRVEREEEEEEEVAYEGEDEHENDMNSKVDSLVPIGDIHIQERVEYNNLDLVESPNDNLDIEINNDGHLSDPGVSKKPVLGSPKLKRTCSNLETKRFIIKEKIVPCESFEDLQKLADGCMSPVSMTSNCSADKVMLRKCSSSQILPSKSRRLWWKLFLWSHRNLHEPVKGIHNKLMMINQQGGYSSDTLEPNQRLDKSKSKLRKLENANNGDKRWDSFHQGSAFWPQNQWMAFPTRSPSASSPLTRVDEWVQDIPTEHVFTIGNEDSEITFSPSSDNGRSPARIRDVPEEVAYANRVIQSLNSSSTVAYISGIGLKVIPVISGFTSLRSVNLSGNSIVQITSGSLPKSLHILDLSRNKIGAIGGLRELTRLRILDLSYNRISRIGQGLSNCTLIKELYLAGNKISNVEGLHRLLKLTILDLSFNKITTSKALGQLVANYNSLQALNLLGNPIQNNINDDQLRKTLCGLLPNLAYLNKQPVNPQKAREVAKEAVTKAALGSGNLSARRRAAKRVGSGGSTSFSRHRGSSGSGSSGQKGRHGVKPKAHHRSIK, encoded by the exons CATTGCCTAAAAATCCAACCTGCAATGTCAAGGTGGTCAGTCATGAAACTTCGGTGGAACCCCGAGttgaaagagaagaagaagaagaagaagaggtagCATATGAAGGCGAGGATGAACACGAAAATGATATGAATTCCAAAGTTGACTCCCTAGTTCCTATAGGTGATATCCATATTCAAGAACGTGTCGAATATAACAATTTAGATCTTGTTGAGAGTCCAAACGATAATTTAGATATAGAGATAAACAATGATGGTCATTTAAGTGATCCGGGAGTTTCAAAAAAACCAGTTTTAGGTTCTCCAAAGCTAAAACGGACTTGTTCTAATTTAGAAACGAAAAGGTTCATTATAAAAGAGAAAATCGTTCCTTGTGAATCTTTTGAAGATTTGCAAAAGTTAGCTGATGGATGTATGAGTCCTGTTTCTATGACAAGTAATTGTAGTGCTGATAAAGTGATGCTAAGAAAATGTTCTTCGAGTCAAATACTGCCATCAAAAAGCAGAAGATTATGGTGGAAACTGTTCTTGTGGAGTCATAGGAATTTACACGAACCTGTTAAAGGGATTCATAATAAGCTTATGATGATTAATCAACAAGGAGGGTATTCTTCAGATACTCTTGAACCAAACCAAAGACTCGataagtcaaagtcaaagttacGGAAACTGGAAAATGCTAACAATGGAGATAAGAGATGGGATTCATTTCATCAGGGTTCTGCTTTCTGGCCGCAAAATCAATGGATGGCGTTTCCTACGCGATCACCGTCAGCATCATCACCATTGACAAGAGTAGATGAATGGGTGCAAGATATCCCAACAGAACATGTTTTCACAATTGGTAATGAAGATAGTGAAATTACCTTTTCACCCTCTTCTGATAATGGTAGATCGCCAGCCAGAATTCGTGATGTCCCTGAGGAGGTTGCATATGCTAACAGGGTGATACAATCATTGAATTCTTCTTCAACTGTTGCTTACATTTCTGGCATAGGATTAAAGGTTATTCCCGTAATTTCGGGCTTTACAAGTCTCCGATCAGTCAACTTATCTGGAAACTCAATAG TGCAAATAACATCAGGGTCGCTTCCAAAGAGCCTTCACATTCTTGATTTATCAAGAAATAAAATCGGTGCTATTGGAGGCCTTAGAGAGCTCACTCGTTTGCGGATTCTTGACCTTAGCTACAACCGGATTTCACGAATTGGGCAGG GGTTATCCAATTGTACCCTCATTAAGGAGCTTTACCTTGCTGGAAACAAGATTAGCAATGTTGAGGGACTACACAGGCTGCTGAAATTAACAATTTTGGACTTGAGTTTCAACAAAATTACAACATCAAAGGCACTTGGGCAATTAGTAGCCAACTACAACTCTTTGCAAGCTTTAAACTTATTGGGCAATCCAATTCAAAACAACATAAACGACGATCAGTTGAGAAAAACACTTTGTGGGCTTCTACCAAATCTTGCGTATTTGAATAAACAGCCTGTAAATCCACAAAAGGCTAGAGAAGTTGCTAAAGAAGCCGTTACAAAAGCTGCACTTGGAAGTGGTAACCTAAGTGCTCGTAGAAGAGCTGCAAAGAGGGTTGGGAGTGGTGGATCAACTTCTTTTAGTAGGCATCGAGGTAGCAGTGGTAGTGGTAGCAGTGGTCAGAAAGGACGACATGGGGTGAAACCTAAAGCACATCACCGATCTATAAAGTAG